AAGTATAAGCTCATTATTAAAGAGTTTCCTCCTGGAAATCCTCCTTCTGTAAACACTGTAGAAAGAACGGGAGCTGTTTTTTATGAAACCCCGGATGGCGAAAATGAAAACATCGGTTTTGCCGATTTCCTGCCTTTTACAGGAGGCAACTATTATGCCTGGAAAGTGACAACCGCTTTAACAACTGAATTTAACCCCCAAAAGCAAAACACCGGTAATAATATCCTTTCCAGTAACTGGTATGTTTTTCAGTTTGTAGATGAAAAAAGTGCTTCCACCAGTATTTCCGAATTTCAAACCCACCTCAATATGCTGCAAAATGATACATTGCTGAATCTTTACACTGAAGGTTATCTGCCAACAGGCATTGTGATTATTGACGATAGAGCATATAGCGGTCAGGATGCGATTAAGCTAATTGATGCTTTGTTAGGACAGGATATCTCAGTTGAGCTAAAGGACTGAGGAGGTAAAAATGAAAAAGCTATTTCTTTTCGCTATAATCCTCATTCTGGCTGTCAATTTGCTGGCACTGGATTCGGTAGCAATTATTTCCGCTTCCAAGGGAAAAGTGGATTTACACAGAGCTACTAAAGTAATTAAACATAAAACCGGCGATATGTTGCAAAACAACGATGAAATACGCACCGGAGGAGAATCCTTCGCTGCCTTTAAATATATAGATGGTTCTTCCACGGTAAAAATCTTTTCCCATTCCGTAGTGAAGGTTCTCGCTTCCACCAGCAATAATAAACTGGCTAAAATAGTTAAACTGAACAAAGGTAGTGTCTTTTCCCAAATAAAAAGTGATACAGGACCTTTTGCTGTGCAAACACCAACTACTGTTGCCTCCGTTAAAGGAACCGGTTTTCTGGCAGAATTTGATGAGCATAAACAAACCAAATTCATCGTTACCGAAGGAGAACTGGAATTAAAGATTTTGGATAAAACGGAAACTCAATCCGTTGCCGCAGGAAATACTGCTATCATTCAAGCAGATGGAACTTGTGAAATAAGACCTGTTTCAGCAGTAGAATTAGAGGAACTGAAACAGGTAGAACAGCAATCCCTGCAGGAAAAAGAAAACAAGAAAATGCGCATCCCGGTTGTTGATCCCAACGGACAAACCAGGTATATTGAAATAACCTGGTAGGAGGGTATTAGAATGAAAAAGCAAATTTTAATGCTGCTCTCCATTGTCTTTATTACCCAACTTTTTAGCGTTGCTCTCTTAAATATTTCTCCTCAGACCTATAATTTTAACAGGGCTTGCGATTTGAGGGTAGAGGTTCAACAGGGCTTAAGTGACATAGCCAAAATGAAGGTCTATTATCGTATCGGTAAAACTGAACGTTGGTATAGCGAAGAAATGAAACAGGATAACCCCGGGGCAATTTATTTTCCGGCTTCCATCCCCGTCCAATATTTAACTACTGAAACCATAGAATATTACTTTTGTGCTGAGCTGAACCAAGGAAACAAAGAATACTTTCCCCCTCAAAATGAAACAGCCCCAAACTACTTTCTGGAACCGGATATTGCCTCCGGAGAAGCAGAACCCGGCTTCGTTCTCTTAACCGATAATCCAATTATTTCAGCAGCAGAGGGCTATTTGCTGGTAGTTTCTTTCTTTGCCTTAAGTGAAGAAATTGATTCTGCCAGCATTGAGGTTTGGGTAGGAGGAAAGGATGTTACCGCTTCAGCTAATATTAGCTCTCCCCTGATTGTTTATAAAGACGAAAACCCTCAAAGCGGAAACAAAAAAGCAGTTATTCGGGCAAAAAAAGATGGAAAAACTATCCATTCTCCTGTCTGGTCAACCGAAGTTTTACCCTCAAGTAAAACACTAAAGCAATTTATTTATCAGGGAACTGTGAATTTTGCCTCCAATTATTATAATTATTCCGATGAGGATGCTCTTGGTTACACAAAAAGTGATGCCGCTACCTGGACTGATTTCTATGGAAGTTACGGAATATATTCTATGCAGGCAAACCTCTATTTATCCTCTCTGGAACACAGTAACAGTCAACCCGTTAACCGCTATACAATTGGATTTAATATTCCTTATCTGGATTTTTTTGCCGGGGACTATGCTCCCACTTTCAGTCAATTAACCTTAAACGGCAAAAATATGAAGGGAATTTATTCCCGCTTATACTACAAAGCCCTATCGCTATCTGTAACTCACGGACAAACAGTTCGCAAAACGAAAAACGAACTTGATCTTGATTCCGAAGTAGAAGGTATGCAAAAATCGGGAACTTTCAAACAGGAGGCATTCGGAACCCGTTTACAAATTGGCTATGAAGAGCCCTTTTTCATCGGTTTTAGTTTTACCCGGCATAACGATGTAATCAGTTCTCTGGATAGCACTTACTATCAATATACGAAAGCAGACAGCATTGGTAACAAGAGTATCATTTACACTACTAAAGCACAAGAGAATGCAGTTTTGGGAATGGATGCCCGAATTAATATACCTGCACAGAAAGCAGTTTTAGGAGCAGAAATTGCCACTTCTCTTTTGAACACCAATACTATTCCAGGAGCCATATCTCAGCAGGATTTGGAAGATTATACCGGCGAGGATATTCCTGTTGATCCTCAAGATTTCAGCGATTTGTTCGTTTTCAATAAAAATATGATTCCTTTTCTGCCCTGTCGGGAAAGTATTGCCTGGCTTATATATTACCGGAATTACTTTCGGAATAATATGTTCGGTATTCAATATTCCGAAACCGGCTCTGCTTTCAATGCTTTTGGCGCTTCCTATCAAATGCCTGATAGCAGAGTTATTTCTCTTACCGATAACTTCAATGTTTCCCGCTATTTTATCTTAAGCGGTGGTTTGAACTTAATTGAGGATAACCTTTCAGGACATAAAAGCGAAACTAACAATACCACTTCCTGGTATCTGCAATCTATCTTGCGTTTAACCAACCTGCCCTATTTCAAACTGGCTTATTACAATAATCTAAGTGAAAACAAGCAAAACAAAAACATCGCTTCCACTTTCCAGAAAGCAAAAAACAGCTCCCAAAACATAATTTTCGGGATCGGCTATAATATCACGCAAATTCCTTATGTGCCTACGCAATTGGATATCAGCTACAAAACGGGAACCGATAACAGCAAGAAAAGTAACGAAGAGCTAAGCGACAATAAAAATAGCGGTTTTAATTTAACGATGTTAAATCGTTTGCAAATGATACCTCTTACTTTGCAATTTACGATGTCCCTGAATAACAATAAAGACCCTTTAGCCATTACCAATAAAAAGGGCAAGAATAATAATTTCTTTATGGGAGCTTCTTACAGCTTATGGGAAGATAATATTAAACCCTATACCAATTTCCAGATTGTAACAGCTGATGGAGCTCAAGGTGATAGAACTTATCAATATTACACTTTGGGGGTTGAAGCATATCCCTGGAAAGCTTTATGCATCAATACCAATATTGCCTTGGCAAATTATAAGAATAAAGAGAACAGTGTTTATAACTACAATAATTTTGTTTGGAGAGTTCTGCTTTCGCAGCGGTTCTAAAATAATAATGAAAGAACAAATGCAGCTCCCTGTTTTGCAGCATATTATAATAAAACTGCAGGATAATTTTTCCTGTTTTCCGGTAAAATCAGGATGCTATTTTATTGCTGCCAAACGGGGTCTTGCCTGTTGAGGTTTATATGCCATTAAAAAAAGTCCTCTTCTATCTGTTAATTATATTGCTGATAGTAAAAATCATCTTTGCTATCCCCTTCTTTAAGAACATTGAATCTAAAGCCCAGGATTTGCTTTTCTGCCTGCGAGGCAAATTGCCTGTTTCCGATAAAATAGTTATTATTGGAATTGATGATGACAGCTTTAGTGCCTTAAATGAAACCTGGCCCTTTCCCCGTTCTTATCATTCCAAGTTAATTGAGAACTTGAACCAGGCGGGAGCAAGGCAAATAGTTTTTGATGTGGAATTTACCGAAAAAGGTTTTCCCGAAAGTGATTATCAGTTAGCAGAAACGGCAGCTAAATATCAAAATGTAATTTTTGCCGGTAAGATTTTACCTGCCAAACATCCCGGAGAACCAACTCAGATGATTCCTCCAATTAAAGCTATAACCGATTTCAATCTGCCTTGGGGAATTGTGAATATGGAAGCTGATGCTGATGGCTTTATTCGTAAATACACTCTATTTGAGCAATTTGATAAAACAAAACTCTACAGCATCGGCATTGCTTCGCTGGCAAACTATAGGGTCTATCAAGATACTTGGGCTGAGCATATTAAAGTGAACGGCAAAGCATTGCATTTAACTGATAAAAGCATTCCCCTTGCGGATAGAAACAAAGCAATCATCAATTTCAGAGGTCCTGCGGGAACTTATCCTGCTTTTTCTTATGCCAGCATTTTGGATGATTCCACTTTTACTATGCCTGGTTATCAGGGTGCGGAAATAGATGAATTCTACGAAATCAGAGATAGTGGCGTTTTAAAAGATAAAATAGTTCTGGTGGGAGCAACTATTGATGAATTACACGATAAATTTCCTACTCCTTACGGTGGCGAATGGACTTCTGGAGTGGAAATTCAAGCTAACTTTCTGGATATGGTTCTAACCGGAAATTACTTGAAAAAAATGAATCCCTGGCTGTTTTTGCTGATAGAAATTATTCTGCTGCTTGGGCTTTGGTTACTTTTTAAAGTGTTAAAGCCCCAGTTTTCTGCCTTGGCTCTAATCGGACTGCTGATTATTTTATTTATTATCAATCTCTTGCTATTTAACAAAGCCGGTATTATTTGTCCCATAGCGCAAACGGTTATTCTGTTAATTCTTATCTATGTTGCCAGCATTTTAAATCACTATTGGGTAACGATGAAAGAAAAACGCTTTATCCGAAATGCGTTTCAGCAATATCTTGCCCCGGAACTGGTCAGTCAGCTTCTTGCCAATCCTAAAAGTTTAAAATTCGGTGGTTCTTTACAGGAAATAACTGTTCTGTTTTCTGATATCCGCAGTTTTACTACCTATTCCGAAAAACATTCTCCGGAAGAAACAGTAAATATCCTCCATGAATACCTTACGGAAATGGTTAAAATAATAATCAATAATCACGGTATTCTGGATAAATTCGTAGGTGACGAAGTTATGGCTCTTTATGGAACCCCGGTTGCTCTACCCAATCATTCTTTTGATGCCTGTAAAACAGCTTTGCAAATGCGCACCCGCCTCTCTCAATTACAGGAAAAATGGCAAAGCGAAGGCATTGAACCATTTGATATAGGTATCGGAATTAATACCGGAATGGCTGTTGTAGGAAATTTGGGTAGCGAACAAATCTTTGATTACACGGCTATTGGCGATACAATTAATTTGGGAGCACGGCTGGAAGGACTGAATAAAGAATATAATACCTTCAATCATATAATCATCAGTGAGTTCACCTATGAAAAAGTTCAAGACCTGGTCAATGCCAACTACCTGGATGAAGTGAAGGTTAAAGGAAAAAACATTGCAGTTAAAATATACGAACTGGTTAGTTTGAAGTGAGTAAGTAAAATATAGAGATAGCTTTCGGGAAAAGTTAAACCCAAATAATGCAGCCGGGAAAAATGGAAGGGCAAATCCTTCTTCTCTACCGAAAATGGAGTATTCTATAAGAACTGGAGAAACTGAATTTGCAGAATCGGAATCCGGCTACTAAACCGCAGAATATACTTGTTATTTAAAGTTATAGTATTCCTCGGGTTTTTATGAATCATTAAGGTTCTAAATTAACCTGATAGTTTTTATGAAATTCCTTTCTGTAAATCATCCAGAAACAGTATCAAATTATGCATTTCAGTATAAGAATAATCTTCATTGTTTATTCTGGGTTTGGAGCATATTCTTTGGGAGTTTTGGATGGCTGTTTCCAGACCACCTTGCAATTTTATATAGAGACCGGCAATATATTTCTGACTTTTACAGTAATCAGGATATGCTTTGCATAGTTCATTTTTAACTTCATCAAAAGAAGTAAAGCATTTATCGGTATTTTTAAAGTGTAAAAGAAACCAAAACTCTATACAGGGCTTGGATTCAATTATTGTTAATCTTTCTTTTGCTTTAGCCATAGATTCCACTTTTTTCTTTCTCTCATTGTATTCAGTTGTTTGGTAATTGTTATAGATAACATCCAGGTCTAAAACATAAAAGATATATAAGTAATTTGGTTCCTTGCGTTTAGAGAGTTGTTGTTCTATTTGCTGGAATATTTCCTTAAAATTATTATTACTTAGCTTTGGTTCTATCCTAATGCCTAAGTTCTTATATCTATCTTTTTTAAGGCAAGTTAAATATTCTTTTTCTGTTTCGCCTTCACAATAAACTAATATTACAGGTCTGAAAGGTCTGGAGTGTTTACCTCTATTCTGTGTCATTTTCATCCTCCAAGAGAGTGCTTCCCAAATTTGGTAAACCGCCTATCAATCCTTTTCTGTAAATACTTTCTATGGAATGTTCTTTGCGCACAGGATAATCAGAAACGCTGGTTAGAGAAGTGCTTCCATCTTCTTTTCTATCAGTAATCCAGATAGCATCTCTGCGTAGGATATCTTTTTCTTTTAAGATAGCCGTATTTTGAGAGGTGAATATTAATTGTCCCCCACCTTTATTTCTTAAAAAAGTAGTGATGAAATGAATGATAAGATCAATATGCAAAGAACTCTCAATTTCATCTATAGGAACTATCCGGTTTTTATATATTAGCTCAAATAGAATTCCAATCAAGCCAAAAAAACTCTGAGTTCCGGCTGATTCCAGATTATAATTTAGAACAAAAGTTCCTGAAGGGGTTTTATGGGTAAATTCTTTTTTAAGACGATATAATTCACCTATCTGTTTATTTCCTTCTCTTTCTTTATGTTTTTCTTCTATTTCTGCTCTTAAACTTGGTGGTAAATCTCCTAACGATATTATCTTTTTTTCCATATTAAAATCTTCTATCCAGAAATCAGCCCTCTTCAAGAGTTCTAAATATAGAGGTTTATATTTTTTTTTCTGTTCCGAACTGTCTAAATAAGTAAGATAATTGAAGTTCAAAAGATCGGTTGTATAATCCAAAATAGGATTCATAGTTCCAGTAAACCAATTCCTTGCTTCCTGAAGAACCCCAGAATATTGCATTGTGGCTATTTTTGAAAGAATGGACTGGTTTTGGACAGTTAATTCCAAAGCATCTTGTTGTTTCTTATCAACAGAGGCATTCTTCCAGCTATATTGATACTTGAATTCATTCTTATCTATAAGGTTGCGCGAGAAGACAGTTGACCTTCTTCCTTGGGGAAAATAGCTTAGATTTTCCTGGATGATACATTTTTCGTTTAATTCCAGATAGTAGCTATAAACAATCCCCTTTTGCAGAAATTCAACCTCAAAAATTGAGGGCTTATCTTCATCCATTGCAAACGGAACTATAGGAATTGGAATTTCTTTATTAGTAGATGTATCACTTATAAATTGTTGTAAAAAATCCAAAGCCATAAGTAGATTAGTTTTTCCGGAAGCATTTGCTCCATAAATCATAGCCGCTCTTAAGATTCTTCGCTTTGGTTTTTCAACTGAAACTACATAATATTCCTCCAGGGTTTTATCACTGGTGGCACGAAAATCCAAAGTTACTTTATCCCTGATGGAAAGGAAGTTTTGGACACTGAAGGTGATAATCATTTTTTTGACTCCTTGTTGTGCACTTTTTCTGCATACTGATACCAATAAAATTGAGCATATTATAATGTCAAGCTATTTTTTGCAGTTTTTCTGTAAATTTATTGTTCTCTTTTTACTCCCGCTGAAGATCAGAATTTAAACTCCCCAATGCCTGTATAAGTGATAAATAATAATAACTCAATTGCCTACAGCCCCTTAGAGAATTCATTTTTCCAGGGGTTATTTGCCTATACTTGCTAACGCTATACTTTTCAATAAGTTCCCTTATAATTCCCATATCGCGATACGGGAACGATACCGGAATGATATGGGGGTTATATCGGAAGCGGTAAAGCTTAAAATGAATATTAAAGAAAGTTAGTTTGGAAACCGGAAAAGGAAGGAAATTTCACTGCAGGAAACAGCTTACAGGCATAATAGCGGAACCCTTTGCAGCATAAATTGTTCAGGGTATCCACCTACAAAAGAATTGACAGCTAAGGCATTTATAAAAAAATGGGTTAATACAGCTAATGCGAATAAAAATAAAAAAATAGACACTACTTCAGGAGGAGATATGAAAAGTAATGGATGCAGATATGGAACGCACAGGGTAATTGAGCCCTTAGGTGTTTTGCCCCAGCCGGCAAAAATTCTGAATAATGATATGAGCGAAATTTGGGACAACGAAATGCTGGTTGATGTTATTCGTTTGAATATAGATTCCGCTTCCTTTCATCAGATAAAAAACAAGCTTATTGCCCAAGGGCATAAAGATATGGAAAAAGCATTCGCCGAACATGCCATTGACCTTACCAACAGAACCGGCAAGCATAAAAATGAAGATACCGGTTCCGGAGGAATGTTCATCGGCAGAGTTGCCGCTATTGGTGATAAATTTGAAATGAAAGAAGAAGTGAAAGTAGGGGATAAAATTGCTTCTCTGGTTTCGCTATCGCTAACTCCTCTCAAAATAAATAAAGTGAAAAAAGTGCTGTTAGACAAGGATCAAATGGAAATTGAAGGGCAGGCAATTCTTTTCAGCAGCGGCGTTTATGCCAAGTTACCGGATGATCTGGATGAAAATTTGGCGCTTTCCGTTTTGGATGTTGCCGGGGCTCCTGCACAAGTGGAAAGATTAGTAAAACCGGATGATACCGTAGTTATTATTGGCGCTAACGGTAAAAGCGGAATTTTATGCAATGCTGTAGCCAAAGAAAGGGCTGGAGTTTGCGGAAAAGTGATTGGCGTTGTTCGCAATGAAAACTATATTTCCACTTGCAAAACAACGGGTTGTGATGAAGTAATCATTGCTGCAGCAACTGATGCCATCACAATAGAAAAAGAGGTCTCCCGGCTTACTAACGGCAAAATGGCGGATGTAGTTATCAATGTAGTAAATACCAGAGATACGGAACTGCCGAGTATTATGGCAGCCAAAGAAAGGGGTTTGGTCTATTTCTTTTCTATGGCAACTTCTTTTACAAAAGCAGCTTTGGGTGCAGAAGGCATTGGTGCCGATGTAGATATGATGATTGGTAATGGTTATGCTCATCATCATTCAGAAATTGCTTTGGATTTATTACGCCACAATCCTGTTTTAATGCAGATTTTTAAAGAACGCTATACGGATTAAACAAAGAGGTCAAAATGAGCAAGATTATTGACATTAAAAGCATTGCCACTCCTGAACAATGGAATGACTGGCATTGGCAAATTCAAAATCGGATAACTACTTATGAAGAGCTTACCAAATACATTGCCCTGCAGCCCGAAGAAGAAGCTGTCTTTAAGGATAAGGCATTTTCTTTTCGGATGGCGATTACTCCTCATTATCTTTCGTTAATTGATCACAATAATCCTTATGATCCAATTCGTTTACAGGCAATTCCGCGGATTGCAGAAAGCCATATTTCAGCATCCGATATGGCAGATCCTTTAAGTGAAGATGCCGATGCTCCTGTTCCTGGAATGACACATCGCTATCCTGATCGGGTTTTGCTGCTGCTAACTGATCAATGTGCAATGTATTGCAGGCATTGTACCCGCCGTAGAAAAGCTGGTGAATATGATGCCCCGATGCCTGATGAAAATGTAGAAAAAGCACTGGAATATATTAAAGAACATAAAGAAGTGCGCGATGTAATCTTAAGTGGAGGCGATCCTCTCACTTTAAGCGACGAGCGTTTGGATGATTTATTAAATAAATTGAGCCAGATTGACCATATAGAAATAGTGCGGTTAGGAACAAGAACTCCGGTTGTTTTACCTCAACGCTTTACTAATTCTCTTTTAACTATTTTGAAGAAATACAAATTTGTCTGGTTAAACACGCATTTTAATCATCCCAATGAACTTTGTGAGGACTCCTGCCAAGCCCTTAGCAAAATTGCTGAAACCGGTATTCCGATGGGCAATCAATCTGTTTTGCTGAAAGGTGTAAACGATAATGTGGATGTAATGAAAGCCCTGGTGCATAAACTGGTGAAAAATAGAGTTCGTCCTTACTATATCTATCAGTGCGATCTTTCTGAAGGCATCAGTCATTTCCGCACTCCGATAGCCAAAGGAATTGAAATAATAGAAAGTTTGCGAGGGCATACTTCCGGATTATGTGTTCCTACCTATGTTGTAGATGCTCCCGGGGGTGGAGGTAAAATTCCTGTTATGCCGAATTATGTAATTTCTCAGATGCCGGGAAGAGTTATCCTGCGTAATTATGAAGGTTTTATAACAGCATACACAGAACCGGAATTTGAAAAACAGGACGAAAATAATTACCGTTCTCTTTGTGCCGAAGAATATAAATCCACAGAAGGCATAATGGCTTTGCTGCGGGGTAAAAAAGTTGCTATAGGTCCCGCAGAAACAAAGCGTAATCACCGTAGAAAACAATAAAGAGGACTTTTTGGATTTCTCCTGGATTTCCGATAGGCGATATAAAAATATAGCTATTGCGGGGATCTGTAAAAACGCCGGTAAAACAACGGTCCTGAACTATATTTTGGCAAATTATCCTTATCGTTGGGGTATTCTGAGCACAGGACGCGATGGTGAAACGGAAGATGCTCTTTATAAAACACCTAAACCCGAAGTTATGATTCCTCAGGGCTGCCTTTTCTGCGCTGAAGCAAAAACATTGCTGCCACTCGGCTCGGAAATAAGCATCCTGGCTAAAACTCCTTTTAGTCGCTCCAACAGGGAACTTTGGATTGCCCAAAGCGAAATAGACCTGAAAACGGAAATTACCGGTCCCGCAACTGTTTATGAACAGCTCGCCTGTGCTGATTTAATGAAAAAACTGGGAGCGGAAAAAGTTCTGATTGATGGTTCCTTTGACCGGAAGTCAATTGCCTTAAGCAATGCCGTGGATGCTATAATATTAAGTGCTGGAGCCAGTTTTGGCAATGCTCAAACAATAGCTGAAGAACTGCAACGGCTGATAACTTTATCCCGCATTGAAACTTACAAAAGCCCTGTCTTGCAACAGCTTGCCACCCAAAATAATATCCTGATTAAAGATAAGGGAAGATGGCATTCCACCGGTCTGGCATCCTTGATTTCCAATTCTACAAAACTAATGGAAATATTAAGCCAAACCGCAAAAATAAGCCATCTCTATATTCCCGGTGCCTATACCAGCAGTGTAAACAATCGCATCGGAAAACAATTAAACGGTATTCAGCTTATTTTTCGGCACCCGGAATGTATTAAACTAAGCAGTGACGAACTGAAGCATTTTTTAGAAAATCAGAAGCCCCTTACCCTAATTCCTTTCAAGCTGAAAGCAATTACTTTAAATCCCCACGGAGTAGGAAGTAGTGATATAGATGCGGATGAAATGCATAGTTTTTTACGCCAAATTTTTCCCGATTATCCTTTGTTAGATGTTATGGAGATATAAATAAGTGGCTGATAGAGATAGTATTACTCGCGTAACCGTAAATTTGGGTTTGTTTTCCAATATCATTCTATCTATTGCTAAAACCTTCATTGGCATTATAGGACATAGCGCTGCCCTATTGGCAGATGGAGTCAATTCTACTTCCGATGTGGTCTATTACATAGCAGTTAAAATATTTATGAAACAAGCGGAAAAGCCGGCTGATGTAGAACATCCTTACGGTCACAGACAGCTGGAATCCATTTCTGCCCTCGTAGTTGGAGCTTTTATTCTTACTACCGGAATTGCCATTTTTTGGGAATCTATCAATAAGGTCTATGATTTAATTTCCAAAACCGAAATCGGACATCCTCTTTCCGTTTGGACTTTAGTAATCGCTATCTTTACCTTTTGCTTGAAAATCTTTCTATATACTTACACCAAAAGAAACATACCCAAAACTAATAATCCTACCCTTAAGGCATTGGCAGATGACCATTTGAATGATATTATGGCTGCGGTTGCTGTTTTTATTGGTGTCCTCTTTGGTCGGCTTGGTTATTATTGGATGGACCCTGCTGCCGGAGCTATAGTTGCTGTTTATATCGTGAAAACGGGCATAGAAATAATTATCGAATCCTCTCAGGAATTGATGGATTACCTTCCCGATGAAGGTTTCTGTAAAGAACTGAAAGATGAAGCTATGATTGTGGATGGAGTTCGCAGCATTGAAGAATTGGGTATTCATCGTTTTGGTCCTTACTTCACAGTGAATATGACAATTACTGTGGATGGAGATATCAGCGTGGATAAAGGAAATATGATTTCCGATACAGTAGAAAAACGCTTGCTAAATAAATTCAGTTCCGGCTTAAGACAGGTACATATTCATTACCATCCTTACCTGGAAAAACAACCCTCCCCGCAAACCGAAACGGATTCTGTTACAAAACCTGGAGTTATTGTATGAATTGGGGAAAAAGTATTCTTCTTTCCCTCATTTTTCTGCTTGTAGCCACTTTCTGTATCGTCAGCATTATGGGTATCAATCAAAAGCACGATCCAATAATAAAAACTAACGAACTAAAACCCTCTGACCCTTGGATAACGGAAACAATTCCTGACGGAGGCAGCATATTTTCTGTGCTGGCGGATTTAGATTTGCCCCTGAAAGAAGTTGGTTTACTGGCTTTTAAGTTTGGCGATTATATTGATGTTTCTACTATTCAACCGGGAGATACACTAAAAATAATGCTTTCTCCCGATAAATTACACATTGCCAAAATGATGTTTGTGCAGGAACCCACTACGCGTCATCATTTCACTGTTAGTGGTGATTCCCTCATCTACAATATTGAGACCTTACCGGTTACCAAAACAAAACGCATTCTGGAAGGTAGATTAACAGAAACCCTGGATGCTTCATTACTGGCAATGGGTTTTACTCCTCAAGATAAACAGGCAATAAATAACGGCTTGGAAGCAGAAATAAATTTTGCCCGGGATGCCCGTAACGGCGATACTTTTCGCATCTTTGTAGAGGAACGCATCTTTGAGGGAAAAACACTTCCCGGTAAAAAGATTTTCTATGTTCAATATAGCGGTGAACGAACCGGAAACCGTGAACTTTTCCGCTATGAGGATGCAGAAGAAAATTCCGTGTTGAACGGACTTTATACCAAAGAGGGAAAAAGTTGTCACAGTAACGGTGTGGGCTTTCCTTTATCCGTTATCCACCTTGTTTCTACTTTCGGTAAACGCATTGACCCTTTTTATGGAACCTGGGCTTATCATCAGGGAGTTGATTATCGGGCAGGTTATGGAACCCCTGTTTATGCCGTCGCTAATGGAACAGTAACGAATTCCGGTTACAATGGTGGCTTCGGTAATGAAATTCGCCTAAAACATCCCAGTGGACTTACAACTCAATATGCACATCTTTCCTCAGTAAGCGTCCGCAAAGGACAGAGCGTAAAAAAAGGACAAATTATTGGACGCGTTGGAG
This portion of the Candidatus Cloacimonas sp. genome encodes:
- a CDS encoding FecR family protein, which codes for MKKLFLFAIILILAVNLLALDSVAIISASKGKVDLHRATKVIKHKTGDMLQNNDEIRTGGESFAAFKYIDGSSTVKIFSHSVVKVLASTSNNKLAKIVKLNKGSVFSQIKSDTGPFAVQTPTTVASVKGTGFLAEFDEHKQTKFIVTEGELELKILDKTETQSVAAGNTAIIQADGTCEIRPVSAVELEELKQVEQQSLQEKENKKMRIPVVDPNGQTRYIEITW
- a CDS encoding adenylate/guanylate cyclase domain-containing protein produces the protein MPLKKVLFYLLIILLIVKIIFAIPFFKNIESKAQDLLFCLRGKLPVSDKIVIIGIDDDSFSALNETWPFPRSYHSKLIENLNQAGARQIVFDVEFTEKGFPESDYQLAETAAKYQNVIFAGKILPAKHPGEPTQMIPPIKAITDFNLPWGIVNMEADADGFIRKYTLFEQFDKTKLYSIGIASLANYRVYQDTWAEHIKVNGKALHLTDKSIPLADRNKAIINFRGPAGTYPAFSYASILDDSTFTMPGYQGAEIDEFYEIRDSGVLKDKIVLVGATIDELHDKFPTPYGGEWTSGVEIQANFLDMVLTGNYLKKMNPWLFLLIEIILLLGLWLLFKVLKPQFSALALIGLLIILFIINLLLFNKAGIICPIAQTVILLILIYVASILNHYWVTMKEKRFIRNAFQQYLAPELVSQLLANPKSLKFGGSLQEITVLFSDIRSFTTYSEKHSPEETVNILHEYLTEMVKIIINNHGILDKFVGDEVMALYGTPVALPNHSFDACKTALQMRTRLSQLQEKWQSEGIEPFDIGIGINTGMAVVGNLGSEQIFDYTAIGDTINLGARLEGLNKEYNTFNHIIISEFTYEKVQDLVNANYLDEVKVKGKNIAVKIYELVSLK
- a CDS encoding RloB family protein, which gives rise to MTQNRGKHSRPFRPVILVYCEGETEKEYLTCLKKDRYKNLGIRIEPKLSNNNFKEIFQQIEQQLSKRKEPNYLYIFYVLDLDVIYNNYQTTEYNERKKKVESMAKAKERLTIIESKPCIEFWFLLHFKNTDKCFTSFDEVKNELCKAYPDYCKSQKYIAGLYIKLQGGLETAIQNSQRICSKPRINNEDYSYTEMHNLILFLDDLQKGIS
- a CDS encoding ATP-binding protein gives rise to the protein MIITFSVQNFLSIRDKVTLDFRATSDKTLEEYYVVSVEKPKRRILRAAMIYGANASGKTNLLMALDFLQQFISDTSTNKEIPIPIVPFAMDEDKPSIFEVEFLQKGIVYSYYLELNEKCIIQENLSYFPQGRRSTVFSRNLIDKNEFKYQYSWKNASVDKKQQDALELTVQNQSILSKIATMQYSGVLQEARNWFTGTMNPILDYTTDLLNFNYLTYLDSSEQKKKYKPLYLELLKRADFWIEDFNMEKKIISLGDLPPSLRAEIEEKHKEREGNKQIGELYRLKKEFTHKTPSGTFVLNYNLESAGTQSFFGLIGILFELIYKNRIVPIDEIESSLHIDLIIHFITTFLRNKGGGQLIFTSQNTAILKEKDILRRDAIWITDRKEDGSTSLTSVSDYPVRKEHSIESIYRKGLIGGLPNLGSTLLEDENDTE
- a CDS encoding zinc-binding dehydrogenase, which gives rise to MKSNGCRYGTHRVIEPLGVLPQPAKILNNDMSEIWDNEMLVDVIRLNIDSASFHQIKNKLIAQGHKDMEKAFAEHAIDLTNRTGKHKNEDTGSGGMFIGRVAAIGDKFEMKEEVKVGDKIASLVSLSLTPLKINKVKKVLLDKDQMEIEGQAILFSSGVYAKLPDDLDENLALSVLDVAGAPAQVERLVKPDDTVVIIGANGKSGILCNAVAKERAGVCGKVIGVVRNENYISTCKTTGCDEVIIAAATDAITIEKEVSRLTNGKMADVVINVVNTRDTELPSIMAAKERGLVYFFSMATSFTKAALGAEGIGADVDMMIGNGYAHHHSEIALDLLRHNPVLMQIFKERYTD
- the ablA gene encoding lysine 2,3-aminomutase yields the protein MSKIIDIKSIATPEQWNDWHWQIQNRITTYEELTKYIALQPEEEAVFKDKAFSFRMAITPHYLSLIDHNNPYDPIRLQAIPRIAESHISASDMADPLSEDADAPVPGMTHRYPDRVLLLLTDQCAMYCRHCTRRRKAGEYDAPMPDENVEKALEYIKEHKEVRDVILSGGDPLTLSDERLDDLLNKLSQIDHIEIVRLGTRTPVVLPQRFTNSLLTILKKYKFVWLNTHFNHPNELCEDSCQALSKIAETGIPMGNQSVLLKGVNDNVDVMKALVHKLVKNRVRPYYIYQCDLSEGISHFRTPIAKGIEIIESLRGHTSGLCVPTYVVDAPGGGGKIPVMPNYVISQMPGRVILRNYEGFITAYTEPEFEKQDENNYRSLCAEEYKSTEGIMALLRGKKVAIGPAETKRNHRRKQ